Within Sorghum bicolor cultivar BTx623 chromosome 2, Sorghum_bicolor_NCBIv3, whole genome shotgun sequence, the genomic segment GAGGATTCCCACACCTGGCTATTTTCTTCTAACGGGAAATATACGGCTAAGTCAGCTTACGAAGCAATGTTCACTGGGGCCATTCAGTTTCGGTCGTGGGAGAGAATATGGAAGAGCTGGGCGCCGAATAAATGTCGTTTTTTCATGTGGCTGGTCGCGCATAACAAATGTTGGACAGCGGATAGACTTGCAAAGAAGGGACTCCCACACCCTGAACATTGTCCCTTATGCAGCCAGGAGGAGGAGACAATTGACCATCTGCTTGTCTCTTGTGTCTTCTCACGTCAAGCTTGGTTCTTTGTACTGCAACGCTTTGGTCTTCAACATTTGGCTCCGCAACCTGATGAGCAGTCCTTTGAAGATTGGTGGGAGGTGGCCTCCACTAGGGCGGCTGACTATATGAATCAAGGCCTGAACTCTCTTGTCATCTTAGTGGCTTGGGCGATCTAGAATCACAAGAATCGCTGTGTGTTTGAAGGAAGGCAACCAGATTTGATTGGGCTTATCGCCTCCATTAGAGAAGATCTAAACTCTTGGGGCTATGCTGGGGATCGAGGGATTTCACATCTCCTCGCCTTGCAACCGAGTTGATGGCTTTGTGTAGTTCGGGTCTAGGCGTGTGTTTATTTTTTCAGTAGGTATTTTAGTGGGTTTTGTTGGTTTTGTGGGTTCGAGCCCCCTGCCCAACCCCCAAAAAACTGATTTTGTATTTGGATGATCCACCCTTTTTTCTCCTTCTTAATATATtgatacgcagctctcctgcgtgttcgagaaaaaaaaaggggggcTGGAGGCTTCGGGCTGAGCGATCAGCTGGATGAGCGGCCCCAGGGCGCGGAAGCCAGCGCTGAATTCACcgcaaataatttttttttcttaaaaggTCAACAAGGAAGCCAGCAAGGTAGTTTTTTTCTTAAATGGTCAACTAATCTTTCGTGCATTCAAATAAATTTCTTGCAGTCCAAAGCACGGGAGAATTCACTCCACAAAGAAAAAAAGGAGGTTGAGGAAAAACTGACCAAAGAAAAGTCTATTCTTGAAAAGGAGAAGTTGCAGATATACAATGAGCTACAGAAGGCAAATGAGCAAAGGGCACAACTGGAGAATAAGCTTCTCCAGACCAACTCTCTTTTGGaagagctccagcagctgcaaGGAGAGCTGCAGCGTGAGAAAGAAGATGCTCTACGAGAAGTTGAAGAGATGTGCAAACTATATTGCAACAGAAATTTTGCCTCTGCTGGTGAAGTTTCCTTGACAGAGTTTAGCTACAGTGAGATTGAAGAAGCAACCAACAATTTTGATGGCTCTAGGGAGATTGGACAAGGTGGATGTGCAAGCGTCTACAGGGGTTTTCTCCGTCATACCACTGTGGCCATAAAGAAATTCAACCGAGAAGGCGCAGTAGGAGAGAAAGAGTTCAATGATGAGGTAATTTAATTTTCAGCCACTTCAAATTTAGGCTTCTTTCAGTACAGGCTTCTTTCAGTAGAAACATGAACCTAAATCTGTGACTTTTGCAAATATTACTTACAGGTGGAGATTCTATGTAGGATGAGACATCCGAACCTTGCCACTCTCATTGGATTGTGCAGAGATCCCAAGGTGCTGGTTTATGAATTCATgccaaatggaagcctagaggACCGCCTCCAGTGCAAGCTACACACTGAGCCACTCCCATGGAGAATGCGCGTCAGAATTGCTGCCGACATCTGCACAGCGCTCATCTTCCTTCACTCCAACAAACCAAAAAGCATCGCCCATGGTGATCTGAAGCCTGACAACGTCCTCCTTGATGCTAACTTTGTAGGCAAGCTGGGTGACTTTGGAATTTCTCGCTCCCTAGACCTGACAAACACCACTGTCACCCCTTACCACAGAACGGACCACATAAAAGGCACATTGGGGTACATGGATCCAGGGTACATTGCTTCGGGGGAGCTTACAGCGCAGTACGATGTCTACTCCTTTGGAGTTGTGCTGCTGCGTTTGCTAACAGGCAAGAGCCCACTAGGACTTCAGAGTGAAGTGGAGGCATCCATGAGCAGCGGTGTCTTGCATGAGATACTTGATGCCTCTGCAGGGGAATGGCCTCTTGAGCACGCCGAGGAGTTGGCAAGACTAGCTCTGAAATGTTGTCGATTAAACAGAAAGGACCGCCCTGATCTTGCAAAAGAGGCATGGGGTATCCTGCaagctatgatgaatgagccGCCACCTTCTTCAGCGCATCCTCCGAAGGCAGAGGCACCATCATATTTCATCTGCCCAATGACACAGGTCAGTTGCAATTGTTGAAGCTGACTCTATATAATGCTAATACTCAGCAGGACTGCAGGAGTAGCTAGCGTAGATGAAAAATAAATCTTCACCCAGTATCACAGTCACatcacctatatatatatatagcctatAATCTCCTACCTATAAGCCTGACAGTAAATTTACCACACAGTAATTACATACAACTCTTAACAGTCAGCCACCAGAGTAAAGTTTTAATTCCTTTCAACTAATATAATGTTGCATATGCATTATTGCAATGTTTCAGGAGATTATGCGAGATCCACATATTGCCGCTGATGGATTCACATATGAAGGTGATGCCATTAAAGATTGGATCCAAAGGGGGCATACAATGTCTCCCATGACCTACCTTAATTTGTCACACCATGAGTTAATTCCCAACAATGCCCTTCGCTTCGCTATACAAGAATGGCAAATGGGACAGCAGCAATAATTTTGAGTTTCTGATTGACCACACATTTGGTTTGCGCTGTGTCGTGTTTCTGAAGTGAGTAAAGTGATGCCAACTTCGAAGGTGTACATACACATTCTAGGCAGCCTTTTTTTCTCTTATATCAAAAATTTTATCAAACTTTAGAGCTCGGAAATAAAGTTTGATGTGCGTGCCACTCTGACAGCTCACGTATTTGGGATAAAGTGATATgtaatgctctttccattccaaattataagatgttttaggTTTTCTAGATGtgtagcttttgctatgcacttagagCATGTTTGGGAGCATGGCCTAGGAGCCCGGCTGCGCTCCTAGGCTGCAACTCCCGTGGCTTGGCCCGCTCTGCAGCTCGGGCAGCGGGAGCCAAAAATCCCCAAGCGCCTAGCCCCGAGGAAACAAAATTAGGGTTCATTTTTCCTAGGCACGGCTCTGTGCGGCGCGAGGACGGGGAATTTGGGGGCGATTTTGGCGGCGGTGGGTGGCTCGCGTGGGAAGAGGGAAAACTCCACGCATGCTCTCCCTACCAGCGAAATCCTCTGCCTTTATAAGCGACGCTTGGTGCTGCTTCTCCTTCCTTCCTCTCTGAGCTCTTCGCCTTCCTCTAGCCACGTGAGAGATTGGCAGCGGTGGTGAGCTGGTGTGCATCATGGAGGCATCTCCCCCAGCGGCCTTGGTCTCCGTTCTTCCGCCTTCGATCTGCTACGACGTGTCGCCGCTCCGTCGACCGTAGGGACTCCGTGTAGGTGGCCGTCTTCTTCCCTTTTCTTCCTTGGTTGCGGTGGTTGCTTCCTCGCCGGCCTGATCTGCTTCCTCTGTCTCGCCTGGCTTCTTCCTTCCATTGCACTGCTCCTTTGCACCTACGCCAACACCGAGGTGAAATCAACCCCCAAACTTCTCTCCTTCACAGTGATGATGTTAGTGTCGACAAAATATGGTTGACGGTCTACCTAGGGGTATGCCCGAGGTATTAGATTGTCGGCAGACACATGCGCAATCTACGAACTAGACGGTGATGCAAGACAAAGACAAggatttatccaggttcggccgtcgTGAGGACctatgtcctgcgtctgattgtattattGTATGATGATATGAGAGATGACAATGAcactgcccctccttatataatgTAAAAGGACAGAGTTATAAGTAAAATATATTAATTAGTATAATATCTTCTTGTAGCCTTGTGGTGCACATCGACCAACGTCGTGCATCGCatttcttcatcctgtgggttgGGCTACCttcgatggtgcggcccatgtcGAGCCaggagggtataggggtttatacccccacagcttctCTGAGCTCTATGTATTGTGATGCGACGCACCATCTTAAGCTTCTTTGACCGGTGAGGTTTGAGTTCTTGTTGTCCCTGAGGAACGTTGCCCAAgcagttgcaacagtatttcGACCAGCGTAGACGAGAGTCGACCACCGTTGATGCCGAAGAAGTAGGTTGTCTGAAGAATGCATGCATTATGCTCTTaagaaaaagatttctttccctgTAAAGTGTGCCTAATTTATTTTCTACGAAGAAAAGCAGTAGTAACTTGTATAGGTGTGATTTTAATCATCAGAAGCGTAGGGGTTGAGAAACACattcaccgtaaggtgaagtgtACCCACTTAGTCCTCAAGCCTAGTAGTAGGTGACATAGACACGTGGTGCAGGGTCCAAATAGAAAGAATCTTCAACATGGTTGAAAAATTCAATCATCGTACGAGCGATATAAGATGCATCGTCAAGTGCATCATACTGATGTAGTCCCCAAGCTTGCTGGAAGGTGAAGTAtaaaccttgtagcaaggtctaaaaataaaaagcatCTCTCGGTTGTATATGTGTCTAATTTATATGTAACTGAAAAGAGCAGTCCCCAAGTAGTGGTTGGAGAGTGACCGAAGGAGTACCTAAGCATAGCGTAGGGAGTGGTCGACGAGTCTCCGAGCGCGGTTGGAAACGTAAACATATTTAGTGGTCGGGGCAGTCCCTGAGCATAACATAGGAAATGGTCGACGAGTATCCGAGCGTGGTTGGAAACATAAACATGCTTGGTGGTCGGGGCAGTTTCtgagcacagcgtagggaatggtCGACGAGTcctcgagcgtggttgggaacataaacatgctcggtggtcgggaaGTTCCCAAACTTGGCATCCGAGGAGTACTAAGGGGTCCTCAAGCATAGCTTGTTGACTGAGCCAAGCTCCTAAAAATAAATATGGAGAATAAGTAGTATATGATGTACAAATGAACTCTAGAGAAAAAAATTTAGCACTAGTATAATATGCAATCGTAACTTTaagcaaaaaaaaatctatttttAGCTTTTTTTACTAAAGTTAGCATGAGTAGTTCTCGAGTTTCACCAGCTTTAGTCTAACCAATAATATGGAGCATGAGACGCGGAGCCCAGGCATGCGTAAGATTGCGGGCCTCGCCAAAGAGATACTTTCGACCACCTGGAATGTAAAGGATAAATCTCGTACACGTGTGGGGAGGAGTCAGAGATAGTGCCAGCTCTAGGAAACTCAAGTAGGAGAAAGAACTGGTCGGCTAACTATTAAGCAAAAAATATTTGGAGATGATATACATAGAGAAAAGTTGTTTGGAGAATAATCATGTTGAGGATATTATGGAGAACATCATGCTAAAATTatattaaataaaatattagaagtgtacttatctttggacagaAATCTAGTCGGTGGTGATAAAATTGTTTGGCCCTAACGCTGGTTAGGTAGATCTATTGTGGCCTTGTGGGTACCTGCTCGGTAGATTGATTCTAGATTGAGTCTACtggagctagggtttagagagccTATGGCCGACTTGATCGATAGCCTCGAGCATGTCGATGTAGTCGATTCGCCTCCCTTCGCAGCAAGAAAGCGGGCGACGAGTTGTCGACGTGGTCAGAGATGTTGCTAGAGTGGTCGGAGCTATAGCCAGCATGGTCAGAGCCACAACCGATGTTAGTGAAGAAGTAATCGACACAGATCAGATCAACGCCTCCTCCATGGTCGtggtggtgaagctgttgaagctggtGGTCTAGGTGATCTGGCCGATGGTGAACGTGAGGCTATTCACCACGACCACAGAGTCAAGGATGATGACCACCTAGTTCGCCTGGAAAGCTATACACATACCCCCTACTTGGTGTGCCACTGTCGATGAAATATAGTTGGTAGTGTACCTAGGGGTATACCCAAGGTAGTAGATTATCGGCAGAcaagtgcgcaagctacgaactagatggtgacgcaagacaaagATAAggatttatctaggttcggtcgTCATGAGGacgtaatacctacatcctaTGTCTGATTGTATTATTGTATGATGATATGAGAGATGACAATGACCTATCCTCTAGGGCACCCATGCCCTCCTTATACAATGTGAAGTgatagagttacaagtaaaatatcctatttggtacaatatcttcttATAGCCTTATCGTGCACATCGACCAGCATCGTGCGCCGCATGTCGTCATCTTGTGGGCTAGACCACCTTTGATAGTGCAGCCCATGTCGAgctatgagggtataggggtttatacccccacagttagGGTTTCTTATCGTAGTTGTTGTTCCTAATTCGTTGATCTAATTTCAGTACAACTTGTTGTTCTTATATGGATTAGGGTTTGCTACCATTGTAGTTGATGCTCATTATTACGGTCTTTCTTCGTTGCTACTATAATGTGCTTGTTCATGCTGATGTTGTTGTTCATATGGTTTGCTTCTGTATTTCTATGATATGTCAATGACGTTATCCTGAGCACTTGGAGGCATTGACCTAAATGCGGCCGTGCTTATTGCTAACTGAATCATTGTACAATCATGTTGAGGCCAGGCAGGGTATGATGATCCAAATTTGTGTTACATTGTTATATGCATGTGGATGGATCCCTCTTTGAGCCATGAGATGATGTGTAGGCAAGCAACTACCCTAGTTGTAATGATGTTATTTGCTGTTACTAGCAGGCTTAAAAGGAAAAGACCTAGAACTGATAGTGAACCTAACCCTCTTATCTATACACTTAGGGATGGAGCTGACCAGCACATGCATCACACACTTAACCTGATTTTTAACTATAGTGACATAGAATGCCTAGCCATGCTTAGGATGACCAGAGCCCCTTTTTTCCTTGTGCAATTTGTTTAGAGCTTGGAACCTATTTACTGatagagagggtgtaacagtGGAGGAGCAGGTTGCAATGTTCCTTCATATGGTAGGTCACAACCAAAGATTTAGAGTTGTCCACCAGTTTTTTACGAGGTCCAATGAGACAGTATAGAAACACTTCCATCATATTTTGCATGCTATTGGTGAGCTTAGGAATGAGATGATCAAGCCTCCGAGCACTGCCACACACCTAAAGGTACTTGGAAGCCATAGATGGAATCCTTACTTAAAGGTAATTGTAAGCACATTCTACTTGATTAGAAAGGTGTACATATTCACATGTATTGTTATCTCACTTACATGGATTTTAGGACTATGTTGGTGCCATTTATGGCACACATGTATTGGCAAGGGTGCCTAGACACATGCAACAAGCTTTCAGGGGTAGGAAAGCAAATCCCACACAAAATGTTATGGCTGCTATGGACTTCGATCTCAAGTTCACATATGTCCTTGCTGGATGGGAGGGCTCTACCCATGATGCACTTATCCTGGCAGATGCCATAGAGAGAACTGATGGGTTCACACTACCTAAAGGTAATTGCACTATCTAGTCACTGCACTTATGTCCAAAACattttcacacacacacacacacacactcataGTAGATGTCCAATTGTAGGCAAATTCTACCTGGTAGATGTTGGCTATGCATGCAGAAGTGGTTTCCTACCCCCCCTATAGGGGGGTCAGGTATCATCGATTGAGTTTTAGAGCAGAAACCACCCAACCAATGCAAGGGAGCTTTTCAACCTAAGGCACTCTTCACTAAGGGTCACTATGGAGAGGGCTTTTGGTGCTTTGAAGAACATGTTTAGAATCCTAGACAATAAGCCCTTTCACACATACAACGCACAGGTGAAGTTTGTATTGGCCTACTATATTTTGCACAATTGGATCTTAGGTTTTGGCATGGACTAAGTAGTGCCACCTGAGGAAGGTTTCACTAGAACCCAACTTGACCCATCCACTTCACACACTGGTTGACAATGAAAGCCAGTCCCAAGACTCCAATGCCATGGCACTTAAAAGGGATGCCATCTGTAATGCTATGTGGGAAGGGAGGGGTGCCACTAGGGTGTGATCATTCATTAACTATGTTCTTAAATTCAGTTTGTGTACCGTACCCTGCTATTGAACTCATGATTGCATAATAACTATGTAATAACTTGTTGGACACGGCTGAGACCAAATTTATTTCCTTCCCAACTATTTTTGTTTGGATCATATTGTTTCTCATCATGTATGACTGTTGCATGGTCTTTGGCTATGAAACTTAGCCATTCAGTGGTAGCACCATAGATCAGTTATGTTGCTCCTATTGTATGGCTATGTCCCACTGCCAAAGCCTAAAAGGTACTGGTGCAGCAGCTGGTGCTAATGATGGTGCTACTAATGTCTGAGGCCTGGTGCTGATAACAACACTAATTATATGGTTAATTTATTCAAAATTGTTGTCATGGATATCAATCTCTTGCTCATTGCATTACCACATCACGATTTGTGCATCGTGACTTGGGGCCTAGATGAATGTACCTTGTACCCAAACAAAATCTTGGTTTGGTAATTGAGGTAGTTGGCTTCTTAGCTCGGTTACATGTGGACAAACAAATACAATCTCATCTAGGCCTGACCCGTTTCATACATGTTGCCAAATATGAGCACTACTTGCAGTAGTTGGGGCAGGCCTATCATGACCTATGCTTGGTGGGTGGGCCAAGCTAGCCTCAGCCACCCTCCCAAACATGCCTTTAGGGTCTATTTGGATCCATCCGTGACTTAGTTGCATGGACATTTTACAAGTCTGTGACATGTCTGCCAGTGGTTGCAAAAATGCTTGGTCAGGCAAATCAAGAATTAGCTCAATTGTTTGGTTTAATCCCACGGTATGTGCATGAGCAGGGGAAAGAGACTAGCGGCATTTGGTTTCTTAGTTGCATGGGGATGCACTCAgttttatttaggccttgtttagttcacccaaaaacatttcaagatttctcatcacatcgaatcttatggaacatgcatggaacattaaatatagataaaaaactaattgcacagtttgccagtaatttgtgagacaaatcaaGTGGACTAGCCAGACAGTCCAACCGAACcacactgttgatatttgggaacgcaataaggaattgatccgcaagcgcacggatatcggtgagcacttcacccgggaaattatccagagtatcgtatttatttttttaccactaggagaaagagtgcatcttactaaccggtctattactactaacctttaggcacaaagaatgtctttcgatgtgagtgataaatagagaagactgcaaccgtagtctccttctaaccttggtaaggatgatctactgttctaatggggaggctaacggaatctagacaccacaaaggatgttcaacccgcacctataaaccctatccttcctgctaacgagatgtgatctacaaaggtagctcggaattgtcacgttcctcactactaccacggtccagctagtcagggaatatctatgagtaccccagcctaaacaccacgtttacgccagcaatgattactctaaactctacgcgaagagattaaagtaaactcataaaccataagaacaatacttactagaatttagaagttgaattactgaagaatcctaggagcaagcttcgggttaggagaacttgatcccgcaggtacaagcttggagtagacaccgacaggccgggcttcctccaatctacacctccactctatctctctcaatctagtagaaactagaagatctatttctaccttacattggttgctaagccctaaaagaaatattaattagagaagaggttttccttcgagggcacccctcagtctctatgataatttcttcatgtcttctccagaggccaggggggccttgcttatatagtcctccccttctatgcgttttttgggacgataggcgaggtggtactatgtttttcttgatccaataggtcggtggaatatcccgagcgaagagagtcctgatctggctccagaggggggcgggcgcccaggctaccagggcgggcgccctgggcctggcccagttttgcctccgcttttgtctcgtggcttttggagtcttctagatgatgcaaaattacgcggtgcgttgatatctctatgtaatcccgacatgtgggcctttcttccttatttcctgataaccccctgcagaaacagataaacaataaaactcgtggaattctgtcagatcaaaccctaattctaggtgttgattgcatattggtcctttctcttgtttatttgataattaaaattgatacttatgaaccgtcaacaaatacccccatacttaggcttttactcgtcgtcgagaaaaggatggttaagaaaaatatctggggtaaacatttaaaaatattctttatatttgcagggtgttaaaaatccactgtgtaccatagtcaggaagtatatggttaagagtaaagatcctttcttctcaatcctatcacttggagtttttgtatatttttgaaagaaagtagcataccttttgatcctcataggttctctcagatcactcattatcttttatatatatctcactgaggctgttttattttgcaaaaattctcaagcaatcttactttgcatttattgcctgatcaaaacgggatccgaggaggggaatgtcatactcttagatcaaagactttggaaaaaaaactttgtcaactcttgctggcatattgcttattagagggaccatgggctatcatttttttctcttttctcttttctctctttttttttaagtggataccgaggtacccctaattctactgccggacacttgtccatttttttctgcgaggttgtcgagcacttgctcctttttatttcctcgaaatattttctatttttgcatagcccatgcctctaatgcaataatacttcggaagagtgaatcttactgaaataatgtcttgatcttgggagcatgataaatctctcaacaagggtctaactcattttgaacaaactcaatacagagcagatagcttttataatcataattaatattttcatttttatcaggcatatgaaacactgaggatggtagctagaaatttgaatattttgaaataaattctccaagcaacaatgatatcaagaataagaaactcatactctaccatcacatattccaattgacttaagtaacacagggtttttaaaataattttataataattgcaagttttcaggaaatatcataaattgagattaatcatgattaggaatattttaatctttttatcttatcatgtcggaaacagtaatctgcataattaaagtaaagtgtgcagagtgtgtacctgaatcgtggaatggtgtagtcggagtgtgtttagcatgttgagggatctcccccatacttgttttctgccttcttgcacaaaaataaagtagagacacacaagacataataataataatactctttattgatcttgaggcatttattacaaaagactgatggcaaaatgatgataatagcaaactgatgataattgcaaacctaaaccgaatttaaagataaatgactaagatgcattgcctcaaggtctaatctagataacttagcggcgctctaattccttgatcttcttgttggcactggcaagatcctgtctaaggcctagtataacggtgttgtggttagagagctgcctagtgagggaattaatcgaggactggaggtctatgataactctatctagcctgcgaacttcctcatcaatatccattatagccttgcgacgcttgggaggtgtctcaaaagcattgagagagtgcttcggggctgtctttggagggatgaaacggactttggctgctctaatcccttcaaagtaaggcctttcctcctctgtagtgtagcaaatactgctgatctcgccgctccggttggtcttgactccaacgaccctctcattgggtctaggtggaaggatccttgtgctgattggcaccttgatagtggtcttcgtcttggatgatgatcctttaaggagtaggggttgtggttgttgacggtccttaagtatcaaatttaattatcaaataaataaagaaaaggatccaaatgaaatcaagatctagacttagggttttatctgacagaattccacgagttttggtgtttgtctatttctgcagggggttatcaggaaatacggaagaaaggcccacatgtcaggattacgtaaaggtattagcgtgctgcgcaattatcttacatctagaagactccagaagccacgagaccgaagcggaggcgaaacggggccagaccctgggcggccgcccagttggtcagggcgcccgcccacctcctgagtccaatcaggactctgctttgcgggagatctccaccgacctaaaggatgaatctaaaccatacaatctatgtcggtttgatccaagggcccatattcacttggagggactataaaaccagaccccctggcccctggaggagagagcctctcaaccctaattcattgttccatcaagggagaagaagcctctgatcaagattagagccaccacatcaattagacatctagattagcatagctacataggattagaactagaaggagtcaatcttcgattggtttccggatctgtcaggaggattcttggtaattctctaattgtgcttctaattgctttctaattatctttgttcttcaatattatgaatatgactttgttctacttcaatatattgcttatgactttgctctacttgcttatattcaagattatattgttcttagtttatcatagttatgtacttggcttagttagatacgatctatatacatgcttaggatcgtatagcgtttatccatcggatccatgggtaaatgatagatattgtgtaggcgtggtgcttataccgtatttatctgcgattgtacccaatatgctagatcgtggggtggttcgtgatagtgacagcttcattgattcttatatagtccccctctcgtgtattgggctggcagagcaacattattcaaggggagtgattgctatgtttctcatattccttgctaatatcactatgcatgggcgtagtcttgtctcgcaatgattgctaagtatgcttgcactaactatgataatgctagactatatagttaagaataacttagggaatattcttgtagttcgttctaataccatgctaatgactttctagagtatctaattgaggtgcttatcatatttattatgtggctagatcagattagttatccttgtcactattattatttcatatatcttttatgtgacacttatccctgtatgaagagatagatataatgttctcaattatacatgcaatgatagatgctcaatctcatattctattctgtaatcaatagtgatgattgctaatccc encodes:
- the LOC8061709 gene encoding U-box domain-containing protein 33: MAVVSARGSPNSFPSPRLPPSPQPRPDAERMFMRGGSSRSTGTSGSLRSASLRDIDEEAAVVVADDDGGGGKLYVAVGKDRKDGKSNVSAAQSLGLVGGDLKLVLLHVHQPADRIMNGLGCKVLASQLEEKELKAYRQIEQEEMDRLLNTYVNHCRSYLKVEAETLIIEKNNVANGIVELINQHRITKLVMGMSSFSTKRKVPKSKVAAIVHQQAKPYCQIFFICKGSLGCTRDANLGCTKADSPRSSSASTLSDETEIPTRSVSLPPGHPGYRGSPDESFLPRRSHSVSYPSSGLITNVERMSPIAPQSIHVKTTYCSPNSSLPSNEGSSSSSLKDSDSLDGSPVPASIISYEEQQMSMVENGMHNEVFERLQQARTELERSRKEACEGRQKAERDLFEASMKSKARENSLHKEKKEVEEKLTKEKSILEKEKLQIYNELQKANEQRAQLENKLLQTNSLLEELQQLQGELQREKEDALREVEEMCKLYCNRNFASAGEVSLTEFSYSEIEEATNNFDGSREIGQGGCASVYRGFLRHTTVAIKKFNREGAVGEKEFNDEVEILCRMRHPNLATLIGLCRDPKVLVYEFMPNGSLEDRLQCKLHTEPLPWRMRVRIAADICTALIFLHSNKPKSIAHGDLKPDNVLLDANFVGKLGDFGISRSLDLTNTTVTPYHRTDHIKGTLGYMDPGYIASGELTAQYDVYSFGVVLLRLLTGKSPLGLQSEVEASMSSGVLHEILDASAGEWPLEHAEELARLALKCCRLNRKDRPDLAKEAWGILQAMMNEPPPSSAHPPKAEAPSYFICPMTQEIMRDPHIAADGFTYEGDAIKDWIQRGHTMSPMTYLNLSHHELIPNNALRFAIQEWQMGQQQ